GAGACAAGCCCAACAGTCAAAACTTTACTGGAAAAAAAGTTGTCACTGTAATTGATTCTCGTCAGGCTAGACTGCAAAAAATTATCACTGCCTTGATGGCCAAATTCAAATCAATTCCAGACGCATATGTCCATCTAGGTTATGAATCTGTAACACTTAGCACTGATACTGCGAAAACACTCGGATTTGACACTGATGGAAAACAAGCGCAGATGTCTGGGCGAAAAGGTGTGTATGTTAATGCAGATTCAGTATATGAATGGCTAAAAGAAAAAACAAGACATGAGACCCAAAAAAGACATCCTGAAATGGATTCTTTTGAAATAGAGAAAATTGCACATCATGTTTCGGTGGGAACCTTGAGATACGAGATGATAAAACAAGACCTGGATAAAATAATCACATTTGATTTGACAAAGTCTTTAAGTTTGGAAGGAGACACTGCTCCCTATATTCAGTATACTCATGCAAGGGCATCCAGAATAGTAGAGAAATCAAACAGAATACCATCAATTGACGTTGATTATTCATTGTTCAAGGAAGAATCTGAGATAGGGTTGATTAAAAATATAGGTCTTTTTAATATACAAGTTCGAGATGCTGCAAATAATTTGTCACCAAAGGTCATTGCAAGATATTGTCATGATTTGGCAGTCTCATTTAACTCGTTTTATGAACATGTTAAGGTTTTAGATATTGGTAATGAATCACTTGAAAATTGTAGATTATGTTTGGTGTATTCCTTTAAGATTACTTTAGAAAAAGCACTTGATCTTCTTGGAATAACTGCTCCTGATACAATGTAACACTAGAAACAATGTTGCTATACTCTACTTAGAATACAGACCAACATGGTTATCAAAGATGAATCTGGTTAATACAGAATTTAATATAAACAAAACTAAGATAAAACAAAATCCCAATTAAAAGATAGATGTGATTGAATATAGATCAACTCCATTTTTAATTTGTGCTTTGCTTTTTAAAAAAAACTACAAATTATGGTTGAACCATATTAACTATGTTATTTATTAGGTCATATTTTTCATTAAGTTCAATTGAAGAAACATAAAATATGACAGATACGATATACACAACCTAAGTATTACATTCTGCTACTACCATACTTCACCGCATTGAGATTATTTCATACATCATATTCTATAACTGCCAGCACTACTACAGTTTCAGTAATATGGATTAGAATAGTATTCCAAGGTATAACTCTGAAGGAAATAACAACATCCACGTCTGATATCAATGAGATCACAATTACATGTTGAGACAATCTTTTTTCTATTTGTTTTGGTGACATTTATCTCCCGTAGTTACGTGAATGCCAAATAAAATGAAATGAGGTAAATCATAAAATGAACACATTCATCAAACTTGAAAATTGCATACACTCATTAAATATAGAATTTTTATAAATCAATTTTGAGTTTTTAATCATTACAGAATTTGTTCTGTATAGAATCTAATTGAATTTAGATTTACAACGAGTACAATAACCAAACAGTTCAAAACGACTCTTTACAATAAGATATTTTGATTTTTTTGTAGCTCTATTTTGGATCTCTTTTAGTGAATCCTCATCAACATCATCTATTTTACCACAATTCATACAAACTAGATTGAGATGCTCATCTGTATGTACATCAAATCTTGTTTCCCCTTTTACTTCAATCTCACTTACTAATTTTTTCTCTTTTAGAAGATCAAGTGTCTTGTAAACTGTAGAGAGACTTATCATGGGATATTTTTTTTGAATGGTCTTGTGAATGTGCTCTGCGCTGGGATGATCCTCGGTTTTTAAAAGATAATCTACTATTGCTATTCTTTGTGGTGTAATTCGGAATCCTTCTTTACGTAGCAATATAACTAGATCTTCTAATTGCTGCATGCTTATTCTATTCTTATTTATTATTTATAGTTACTAGTTATTAATAATAATTAGTGATAAGTAAAAACACTTAATTAGGAATAATTCCTAATAAGAATATGCAAATACAATGCATTCAACAAAATCAATTAAAATTTGATAAAAAAACGGTTAACCCTGCAAGTAAAATTTATGTCAGCTGCGGTAACATATCGGTTCACATTCAAAACTACTATGTATTTTGTAAGTATCGCAGATCATTTTTTGATGTGGGGGTGGAATTTCATGAGTGAGCATTCTTGTAGAAGTGTTTGTGGATATTATGATGCAAATGCAAAATTTAGAAACTCAGGAAATAATACATTTAGAAAATATTGCATTATATGTGATCTAGAATTAATTTCTAGATATTCAATGTGTCCTTGCTGTCACAAATCTTTTGAGGGTGATAAATGATGGGGTTTTCGTGTAAAGGTGTATGTGATGGATTTAAAGGAGATAAAATCCCAAATAATAAAACCTGAACTGATGCTCCTGTTGCATACCAAAATGGATCACTGATCCCATATTGATAAGCAACAGTAGATAACTGAAGCAATGTAGCGGCCATGTCCATGCTGGAACAATGGCTGCAGCAGTAAGACCGGTTTTGATGGTTCTTCCTGCAGTATTAAACATCTCAGAGGTTTGGCTAACACCAAGATACTTTACTTTGATTTTTACCTCAATTGTGATAATTACGGCAAAAACCATACCTAATCCAACAACGATGACCCAACCAATCCATTCAGATAATGCTTCACCTACTGCAAATCCTTCAGTAATGGCACCTGCAGCATACCAAAAAGCACCTCCCAATCCAAATTCATAAGTTACAGTGGAGGATTGTAAAAGAGTTGCAGCCCATGTCCAAGCAGATACGATAGATGATGCAATTAATCCAGTTTTGATGGTTCGACCGGCTGTATAGAACCATTCAGATGTTTTTCTAGTACCAAACCACTCTGTCTCAGCCTTTACCATTAATGTGACAGATAATGCATTATTAGGCCAACTCCGATTAATACAAGGTATTCTAATTCAATCTCATTTAATCCACGATCATTTGGTTTCTGTAACTAAATCAGTTTTCGATAACTATCTGTAAATTTTATCATATGTTCATTCTAGATGATAATAAATGACAGATATGTTTCAAAGTGATTTGCCATAGTGTTTTCAGACATATCTATATGTGACAAACATATCTTTGAAAATTCATTAATATGTTTTTCACATAGTTTGATTACCGTATTATCGGGTGTAATATTTAATTTTCTTCAACAGTTTGTGTACCACTTTAAATACTTTCTTGAGTTAATTGGCATATTCTCTATGTACATCAGAAAAATCTTTGATGAAAAAAGGCAAAAAGAATTCTCAATTATCAAGAATTTGTTTAATATTTCTCTCAAAAACTTCAGTTAATTGGTTGAATTCTAAATTTTCTTTTATCAAGTTATATCTAGAATAATTTTGTATAAAAAAATACCATGTCAATCCTTATACGGTAAAAAATATGTTAAAATTAGAATAAATTTGCTGAGACATTACAATGAAAGCTTCTGATTTGTTTGTTAAATGCCTGGAAAATGAGGGTGTTGAATACATTTTTGGTATTCCTGGTGAAGAAAATGCTGATTTTATGATGTCATTATCTGAATCTAAAATTAAATTCATTTTAACACGTCATGAACAAGGTGCTGCTTTTATGGCTGATGTGTATGGACGGCTTACCGGAAAAGTAGGCGTATGCCTTGCAACTTTAGGTCCAGGCGCTACTAATCTTGTTACAGGGGTCGCCAATGCAAACATGGACAGATCAAGATTACTTGCAATTACAGGTCAAACTGATTCTCATCTACTACATAAAGAATCTCATCAAAACATGGATGCAATTACTTTGTTCAAACCTATCACCAAGTGGAACTGGTCAATACGTAATCCTCAAAACATTCCAGAAATCGTAAGAAGAGCATTCAAAATTTCACTTGAAGAAAAACCTGGCGCAACACATATTGAATTACCGCAAGATATTGCAAAGAAAGATGCTGACATTCCACCAATAGAACCACAACCAGTTTTTAGATCTGAACCAAATGAACAGTTGATTAAACAAGCAGTAAAGATAATTCTTGAAGCCAAAAATCCCGTGATTTTTCTTGGAAATGGATGTGTTCGTGAAAATGCCAGTCCCCACATAAGAAAATTTGTAGAAAAAACAGGCATTATTGCCATGAACACGTTTATGGGAAAAGGTGTAGTCTCAGATGACTCGCCTCTGCATTTACACACTATTGGAATTAAAGATGCGGATCATGCTTTGCTTGCAATGAAATCAGCTGATGTGGTAATTGCTGTAGGTGTTGATCTCGTGGAATATAGTCCAAAGAATTGGAATTTAGACTTTAGCAAGAAAATAATACATATTGATTTTACTCCCTCTGAAGTATATACTTACTACAGACCAATGGTTGAGATCGTTTCGGATATTGGATATGCAGTTGATGCCATTTTGGAAGAATTAGAACTGCAAAAAAAAACAAATCCAGAATTAGATGCATTCCCAAGAAAAGAAATTCCCAAATTATTTAAAAAAATTATTAATGAAGTAGATGAAAGAAGGGATTCATTTAATCATAATATGGCATTTCCCATAAAGCCTGAGAAGTTAGTAATCGATGTTCGCAATGCATTAGGCGAAAAGGATATTGTGTTATCTGATGTAGGTGCACACAAACTTTGGATTTCTAAAATTTACAAAACATATCAGCCAAATACATGCATAATTCCAAATGGTTTTTGTTCAATGGGATTTGCCTTTCCTGGAGCCATCGCTGCAAAGATAGTTCACCCTAACAGAAATGTGGTGGCGATGTGCGGTGATGCGGGGTTTTTGATGAACATACAAGAGCTTGAAACGGCAGTACGTCTAAAACTTTCAGTCATTACAATAGTATGGTGTGATTGTGACTTGGGAATGATTTCAATGAAACAAAAGAATGAATTTGGTAAAAGTGTTTTTACTAAATTTACAAATCCTGATTTTATCAAATTAGCTGAAAGTTTTGGAGCAGTAGGATTTGTCGTAAAGTCTACTAAAGATTTTTCAAAGATTTTAGAGGATGTAAAAAAAATCAAAGACAAACCAGTGATAATTGCAATTGATGTGGACTATTCAAGGAATAATGTTTTGTTAAATGACAGTAATTATGAAAATGTATGACTTTAGCATTGAAAAACTTATAATAATATAAACATACAAAATAAAAAATTATTTAAAATCTATAAATTTTTCTAATAATTATCAATACGTTGACACAATTGTTCAGATATATTTGAAAGTTAATTCTCATTCTATATAATGAGAACATATTCTTGTATTCATTAGCTTATGCTAATTAGGTCACTCTAATTTTCAATTAGTTTAAATGAAATTTTCATGTGATATGAGATATGCGAATTGATTTATGTAGAAAGTGTGGGACGAATTACAAATTCAAAGAAAATGTTTTTCATGTAACGAACCAATTAAATTTCAATGTATAAAGTGTCACTATTCTCCTGATGAGCAATTTCATTTTCATTATAATACATCACAATTGATAGTACCAATTAGAAAATGATATAACAATACTTTGAATGTATTAAAAATTTAGATGAACGTTAAAGAAAAACTTAGATCTGTTATATTTTAAAAATACTGAATTTAATTATTGTAATGTATCAGAGATGGGATATTTGTAGATATAGACATTAGCCTGAACATATTAAAGAAAAACGTAATCGGTGTAATAAATTTCATTTACGTTCTGGATAATATTGAATTTTAAACGAAAATCATTTTCGTGATTTTCTATATGGGTTTTTTTCATAAAAATTTTCTATGTTTTCAACCCATCTTTTGTTTTCAGGTAATCGTGAACATGTATGTGGCCTTTTCCCATTATTTGATAGAATCTCACTGTTATTTTTGTAAAATTTGTCAGTCTCATCGATCAAAACATCAAGAAAATCTAATGCATCACGAGATTCCATACTTTTTGGGTCCGGATGTGACATTATTGATTTGGATAGTGTTTCTATTTTTGCTATTTTTATCCTATATTCACTCAGAACTCTATGATCAAAAGAAATCATGTTAATTTTGAGTGCTTTTTACCTGTGTATGTTCATTTCGGTGTAAATATCTAATTAAATTAGTTTACAGAGTTCCCTGACTCCTGTATATTCATCCATACATGGATTTGTCAATGGTTTGGTCTACTGTATTATTGTGGGATGAGAATCCGCTGAAATTTGAACGCAGTATCTTTTGAACATGTCCAGAAACTCTTGCAACATTATCCCACGTATTATGAAATGAGATTCTGTCTAGAACCTGCTCATCTATATGTGAAAACAATGCCAGCCCTACGATATTTTCATTATCTTTTATCCATTGATGCCCCATACCACATATCGTACAAATCTCACTTATTTCCATAATTGTTTTTGAAAATGATGGATTTTTCATTACAAGCAATTTCGCATCATCCGGGGGAAATCTCATGTTAACATTGATATGAATTCTGTCAGACCTATTGGCGTTTTTACTAACTATGATGTTTGATCCTACATGAAATTGCCATTCTACTATCTTACTTTTCTCTCTGATTTTTTCTGTTTGATCTTCATAATTGATATTGGTGATCTTTATAAAATCTTCAACAAGGGTTTTCATTTGTTCTGATGTTTTTGCCATGAAATTAATCAGTACTTGCTCAATATATGCATGATATAAAAAAAGGAATTAATGGCTGTGTCCACAACCACAGGAATCATGTCCACCATGTCCTTGAGATTCATTTCCTGCGCATTTGGAACATTTGTCTGAGCCTGTTGGGGAAAAGAAACCTATTCCGCATGATACGCATTTCATATTTGACATGATAATCGTACATAAATGCTGTATTTATTGAATGCGCATAGTCAATAATAAAAATAATAAAATTTTTGAAATATTTATGAATTCATTTCTCTTTATCCATCCTTTTTCTGGAATACCCTATATTCTCCGATGATCGAATTACATTTGTGGCAAGTGTATTGACCTCTCTCTATCAAAGTAAGTCCATCTGCAACTTCCTCATTAGGTTGTTCTTCAATTTGTATTTTGGTAGGACCCTTAAATTCAGAATCACATTGTTTGCAAAAATATTTCAACATTTTTGCAGTATCCAGTTTTTCAAGAGATGACAAAAAATGTTTATCAATATTAGGAACAAGTTTTGATTTTATTACTTGTTCGTCATCAAGTTCTGCATGTACCCATCCACCTGATCCAGCTAATTGAATTTCTGTCAATTTAGTTTAAGATAGTTATAGGTATTAAAATACTGTTTGACAAGATTATTTGAAAGATCGTATTCACAAAGATTTTATGTTTTCTACATCTTGTAAAAAAAGTCAGTCCCCGTTACTTTGGAGACTCTGAAATGTATTAACTAGTTTATCTGAGCATTGGGCTCTTCCAGCTAACACCGCGAGATGTCTCTGACTCAATGTTCTGTTCTAACCACTAGTTTATGATAAAAAAACAGGGCCAAAAAAAATTACTTTTAAGTTAAATTTCTAAACGTTCAACTTGCTCTATTGTATTTATAATATTTCTTGAGGTAATAGTTTAAACAAGAAATTGCTTCATAATTCGGCAATTTTCATCACATTTGAGGAAAATCAGAGAGAACCCGTTGAAATAATCATCAGCATATCTCATAATTTTTGAAAGTAAATAACAATTTGAATTTAACCTAATTTTTGATATAATTCATTCTAAATCATTACCCCGTTGTCATCCATGAAGTCTGATTCCACTAATGCTTTAATTTGTGATGTGTTGTCACAGTTATTTTTGAATCCTATACGATGCTGAAGGATTCGGACCATGCCGTATCTCTTGTAACTTTTGGTGGATTCATCATATTCTTTATCGTGTATGGTTAGAATTATCGCCTTTACTTTTTTGTTACAAGTGTTACAATAAACATGGATCTCATTCATAGATTTTCTTAAAAAATTATAAACTTAAGCATGTCGATTTTTATCTAAAAGTAAAAAGCAACCAGTAGATTCTTATCTAAAAAATTTTCGGAAAAATTCATGGGTAAAATAAAGAATAATTCTCCTGTACTATTTTTCTATAATAATTCAAAAAAATGGTTAGCTAAAATCTCAAAAAAGGAATCATTTCATACCCATATTGGCGTAATTAAACATTCTGATGCTATTGGTAAGGAGTATGGGTCCAGATTAATTACAAACAAGGACAAGTATGTCTATCTTCTGAAACCCACGATGTATGATTATGTAATGAAAATACAACATGGAACTCAGATCGTTTACCCAAAAGATCTTGGATATATTGTTGCAAGATCTGGAATTGGTGACGGGCAAAAGATTGTTGAAATTGGAACAGGTAGTGGTTCATTGACTTCTTTTGTAGCAAACATTGTAAAACCACGTGGACATGTTTACACTTTTGATGTTGATGAAAATTTCATAAAGATTGCAGAAAAAAATATCAAAAAAGCAGGAGTTTCAAAATATGTAACACAACATAACTTGGATCTAAAGACTACAAAAATAATGCCGCTGGAAGAAATGGATGTTGCATTAATCGATTTAGGAGATCCGTGGACTATAATTCCAAAAGTACGACAAATGCTAAAAGGCAGTGGGAGTGTATTTGCCATTTGCCCAACCATGAACCAATTAGAGAAATTGACTATGACATTAGTTGAAAACGAGTTCACCGATATAGAGTCTACTGAACACATTCTACGTACAATTGAGGCCAGAGAAGGAAAAACAAGACATTCTTTTCAAGGTATTGGTCATACAACATACCTTTGTTTTGCAAGAAAAGCCTTCTTTGGAAGGGAATTAAGAAAACTAACTGAAAAAACACCAGAGCCAAAGGATCTTTCTACAGAAAAAACTCCAAATAAAATTAATAAAAAAATAGCCTCAAAGGTAACCGGAAAAAAAGAAAAGAAAGTAAGAAAAAAATCAGCCTAGCAACAGTTCAAAACAAGATTTATTCATACATCTTTTTTAGAGATGTTATAATGGTACAAAAAAATCTCACGTTAACAATTGTAAAAAAATTCATTCCGTCACGAAAATCCACTTCTAGAAAAGGGGATAACGGAATTGTTCTAGTTGTGGGTGGTAGTTATATCTACCATGGTGCACCAATATTATCTTCAATAGCTGCACTGAGATGTGGAACTGATCTTGTTTATACATCTGTTCCAAAAATCAACGTAACTCCAACACGTGCTATTTCCCCAAATCTCATAGTCATTCCTTTAGTTGATCAAAAACTAACTCGTGGTGCTGTAACTAAATTATTAGGAGTCTTGCCACATAGTTTGCATTCTGCAACGATTGGGATGGGACTTGCAATACAAGACAAAAATG
The DNA window shown above is from Nitrosopumilus sp. and carries:
- a CDS encoding transcriptional repressor, whose protein sequence is MQQLEDLVILLRKEGFRITPQRIAIVDYLLKTEDHPSAEHIHKTIQKKYPMISLSTVYKTLDLLKEKKLVSEIEVKGETRFDVHTDEHLNLVCMNCGKIDDVDEDSLKEIQNRATKKSKYLIVKSRFELFGYCTRCKSKFN
- a CDS encoding acetolactate synthase large subunit, encoding MKASDLFVKCLENEGVEYIFGIPGEENADFMMSLSESKIKFILTRHEQGAAFMADVYGRLTGKVGVCLATLGPGATNLVTGVANANMDRSRLLAITGQTDSHLLHKESHQNMDAITLFKPITKWNWSIRNPQNIPEIVRRAFKISLEEKPGATHIELPQDIAKKDADIPPIEPQPVFRSEPNEQLIKQAVKIILEAKNPVIFLGNGCVRENASPHIRKFVEKTGIIAMNTFMGKGVVSDDSPLHLHTIGIKDADHALLAMKSADVVIAVGVDLVEYSPKNWNLDFSKKIIHIDFTPSEVYTYYRPMVEIVSDIGYAVDAILEELELQKKTNPELDAFPRKEIPKLFKKIINEVDERRDSFNHNMAFPIKPEKLVIDVRNALGEKDIVLSDVGAHKLWISKIYKTYQPNTCIIPNGFCSMGFAFPGAIAAKIVHPNRNVVAMCGDAGFLMNIQELETAVRLKLSVITIVWCDCDLGMISMKQKNEFGKSVFTKFTNPDFIKLAESFGAVGFVVKSTKDFSKILEDVKKIKDKPVIIAIDVDYSRNNVLLNDSNYENV
- a CDS encoding tRNA (adenine-N1)-methyltransferase: MGKIKNNSPVLFFYNNSKKWLAKISKKESFHTHIGVIKHSDAIGKEYGSRLITNKDKYVYLLKPTMYDYVMKIQHGTQIVYPKDLGYIVARSGIGDGQKIVEIGTGSGSLTSFVANIVKPRGHVYTFDVDENFIKIAEKNIKKAGVSKYVTQHNLDLKTTKIMPLEEMDVALIDLGDPWTIIPKVRQMLKGSGSVFAICPTMNQLEKLTMTLVENEFTDIESTEHILRTIEAREGKTRHSFQGIGHTTYLCFARKAFFGRELRKLTEKTPEPKDLSTEKTPNKINKKIASKVTGKKEKKVRKKSA